The window cactggccactgatgaagacaggacgctgggctagatggaccaatgtCCATTCCTaggttcttatgtttttatacgGACTGCAGAGGTATCTTCCCCCTGCTGTatcccactagaccccactccccttccagagctgagaAGGAACCCAgcagagcctctctctctctgcagtgtTAGGAGCAAAGTAAGAATacacattaattttatttttaaatttaagcctAACCAGTGTCCCGGAAGTTAATTGCCATAAGACGTAAGAAAATGTTACTCCTAGAGCTGAATGGGTTaatatttgtttatttgctaTATTGTGGAATTCGATATAGTTTTCAAATGTCTAAGTTGCCCCTGGAATCACAGTTATCGTTGTCTCCTCCACACCAAAATCTAAAATTGCAGCCCTTCCACTGGGGAGGAAAGACATGGAGAGGATCCAGTGAGTGACAGGGAGACGAGAGGAGAGGAGCAAGagacagaggagaggaagaggtggggtaaGGCATGTGGTCTCAGGGGTTGAGTTACCTGCAGTTAGAAAGGTGGCAGCCCAGTGAGTAATACATAGACAGATTCCCCACTTTGTCATGCTTTCAGAGCACAGGTAAATCAGGAAAGGATTTAACGTCCTTAAATAACCCCTGATTCATGGAAGAGGACCCAGCACCTGTCACCAGACAGCTCTCCACAGAGCTCGGTCTGAGAGGCAGCGCACCAGGAGAAAACTTTACatccctttatgaataaagagCCAAAGCAGCCTGTcccggatctgtttggtcctcaccccgtagatgatggggtttagcatggGGGGCACCAGGCGGTACATGTTGGCCATGAAAACGTGGAAATATAGGGGCACACTCTGCCCAAACCGAtaggtgagggaggagaagagagctgaGATGTAAAAGGCTGAGatggcacagaggtgggagccacaggtcccaaaagtcttgagcctggcgtcctttgtggggaggctgaagatggccctgaggatctggatatAGGACACAGTGATAAAAATCCCATCCAGACTGAGCCCACAAAGTACCATGAAGAGGCCATAGTAACTGCTCACGCTGATGTCAGCACAAGCCAGCTTCACCACGGCCATATGCTCGCAGTGCGtgtgggggatgatgttggttctgcaatatggccacctCCTGGCCAGGACAGGATGGGGCATTACGAGCATGCCGCTGCACAGCCCAACAGCCAGGCCCATCTTGGCGACCACAGGGTTTGTCAAgatggtggaatgtctcaggggatggcagatgaccacatagcgatcaaaagccatggccacgaagATCTCAGACCCCATCACTGTGAAGCAGTGAaggaagtacatctgggtgaggcaggcactgaaattgatctccctggaattgaaccagaagatgctcaatgTCTTGGGCAGGATGGACGTGGACAGGCCCAGGTcagtgacagccagcatgcagaggaaatagtacatgtgGACATGGAGGCTCGACTCCCTCTTCACAATGAACAAGATGGTAAAGTTCCCCAGGATGGCTATGATGTACatagtgcagaaggggatggagatccagacatgggcagcctccaggccaggaatgcccagcaggatgaaggtggaggggttggtgaagttggTTGTATTGGACTCAGACATGGAGAAGGAGTgaaggtgtccaactctgaggcagaatGGTGTCTCCTGCATGTACTGTATGTTTCTCTGACTTTCTTTatgtgcccagggccctgggTGATGGTTGCTTTTcaaatgcctggatggagagacaatgttaatatGAGACACTACATGCACTACTGGAGGCTGTTTTCATGGGTAAAGCAGATTGGTCgctcttcacacactgaaaaagGACATTTGAACAACTGACCCTGCTAATACCAATTACATATTTCATGATGCTCCCTGTGTCAATAATTCCTACACGTTGTGGTGTGGAAAACCTtcacaggcaccagcaggaaacatACATCTCATTGttcctgaggccttgtctacactgcctatTGCTTTtgccaaaaggcagcttttgccaaAGAATCTAGGGCGTTATATATACTACAAAGCCACTTTTGATGATGGAACTCCTCAGTTTCAGTGatgtaataaaaccaccttggcTAGAGTTGTAAGGGTTTGTACACACAAGTTTTGTCATCAAAGTGCCTAGTTAAACACTCGcacagtttaaactcagttgcTGTGCTTACGTCCTTCCCCCTTGAAAGCCCAGTaattttgaaattccccttcctgtttgctcagtgtggGGTGTTCATATCACATCTTCCTGGTGGTCCTGGTGGCTCCACGCAGCCAATGCTCTCCCGGTAGGACCACAGCAGAACTGCTGGATATGCACAgaatatggggagaggaggctatgAGGTTCCAGCTGTGCTGGAGCCATAGGAATTTCAATACCAAGGACAGTTTTCACGGAGCTTCTGGGGAAAGAGCTCTGATcgggacatgctgcagtgcagagcaaagGTGAAGAAGAGTAGCACTCCACAACTGCCATTTTTATAAGGAGTCAGGTGTTATCCTTGgcagcaaccccacctccatggccaagagtcctgtgggtacttcagctgggctggagctggcGGAAGCTGGACCTAACCCAAAGGAGGAAGTCATCGAGGAAAAGGTGGAGGCAGAAGAAGATGTGGTTCCCAGGTCAGAGTCGCCCAGGAGGTGGCCAGGTAGTCTCAGTAGTCACAATCAGGGGAGTCAGAAGCGAAGAGGAGACCCCTGGTAAATGGTTTTGCTTTATGAAGTGTGGAGGTGGGTTGGCGGCAGAGAAATGTACACGGCTGGCTGGGTTTCTCTGTGCTGGGCATTTCCCAGTACAGCTAGGCAGCGTGGTGGAGCAGATTGTTGATTCTCACTGAGATTTCACAGGattcctccagagagatcttTAGGAAATTTTCCTGCTGGTACTCAACAATCCTCTGCCGGAGggtccttggcagagctgctttgttccttcccccactgaGGGATACTTTTCCATACCATTCGGTAATTACTTGGGCCAGGAACAAAGCAGCACCCAGAGGAGCAGCACAGGGACCTGGGCAGAAGCTACAAGCATGTAGTAGCTGCACCCTTGCCTCCTTGCTTCCCTTCCAATGTGAGATACCTGCCACGATGACCCCTGCCTGTGGAAAAGGGTGGGAAACTGTAGAGAATTGCCCCCTGAGAAGTGCTCTGCACCCTTCTCACATTGTTTTTATCCCAGGCACAATGTCCTCTATCTCTGCACTGCttgtggtgtttgctggcatGTGTGCTTCCCAAGGGCCAGCAGGAAAGTGATTGGTGTGTTACCAAAGGTGTATTTTAGTATCGTTTCAATGCTGTAGGTACACTTAATAAGAATGCTTCTGtttattgtttcttgtgcttcaCCAGACAAGTCTTTGAAGGGCGGCATCCCCTCCACTCCAGGCGAGCATCTCTGCTGCATAAGAAAGTGCCCAAGATGGAGCAAGGAAGATATGTTCCAGGAGGGGCTGCAGTACTGTGATACCTACAAGATAGAATGCAGGCAATGGAGCGAAAGTGAGGACGAAGAAAGCAGGAACGAAGAAAATGAGGCATACCCGCAATGGAGAGCCTGATAAAAGTTCTGGAGTAGAGatgcaacccaccctccccttcgGCACATTCAGAACTCGTTCCCATGATCTCTCAAAATGCCGCGCATACATTCCTCTCCGATACCTGGTACTTTGGGTCAGCCCTCCCCTGGTACCTCGCCCACCAGGAatgtgcatgtgtctgtgtgcgtgtgcatAGTGTTGGGGGGGTTTTGGCTATAAAAGCAAAGTTGTTTGAATAATACACACTCTTTATTTGTTTCCATGCAAGTTGTGACAGCAGATGGCAGCAGCAAACAAGCAAGCAATTTTATCATTTATCCTGGGCCTGAACAATCACAACTGCTTCCTACCCTACTGACACTGGATGCCATTCTGCAATACAGTCCCAAGCACAGCAACATACATTACTGGTTCTCAGCttcaaagtgttgcctcaaagcctccctgattcagaTTTCTCCTCTTGTGCCCCTCTAATggccttggtgtctggctgctcaaaaaagagaaaagaaaggcaAATACAGGTCAGTGCTGGGTTAAAAGTAAACAATTTAACAAAATGAaaggaatgttttaaaaattatttgacatAGTTAGGAAAGAATGGAAAAGCTGGTATGGGAGTAGTGTAAAAAATAGTCTAGGAATATAATCAATGCCAGTCAACAGCATGATTTATGGAAACCGGCCTTGTCAAATAAGGAGAGTGCATGTTTGGTTGATCAAGGGAACCGTGGAGATGCAATACACTTCAATTTCTCTGAGGCATTTCATTTATTAGAGGAAAACATTGAGAGAAACAAAATGAACACTGCAAAACCAGTGGAGCGCACATAAAATggactaaaaactggctaactgacagatctcagaaAGCAGTTGTCAGTGGGCCTTTGCCAGTGAATGGGACTGTTTCTAGTtaggttctgcagggatcagttctacgCTGGATGCTGTTCGATATTTTCATCAGTGACCTGGGAGCAAATAGaaaatcactgcagataaaatttGTGATGACCCAGAAGCTGGAAGAGTGGTTACAATGAGGAATCCAGGGCAGCACACTGATTGATCTGGAGCATTTGAAGAGCTGGGCCCATGCAAACAAAATGTgttaatacagacaaatgcaaagtgatcCTCTTGGAACTGGGAAGGGAGGCTCAGCCCACAAGCAGGCACTATTTTATGGAATGCAGGGACTCaggaaaggatttaggggtcattgtGGGCAACCAACTCATTgcaagctcccagtgcaatgctgtggccaaaagagccaatgcaacccctggatgcataaacaggggagtgCTGAGTTGAAGTAGGGGAAGGATGTTGCCTCTGCACATAACACTGGTGAAATCAACTGCCTCCAATTATGAAATCCACATTTCAAAAACAATCTTGAGAAATTGGGAAGGGTGcacaaaagagccacaaaaatgattggaagctggagaaaatgcctgacaGAGAAAGACTTAAAGAGCTTCATCTATTTATCTCAACGAAAAGATGATCAAGCAGAGACTTTCCTGGGGAGAAAACCTTGGGTAATGGACTCTGTAAtgtagtggagaaaggcagaggtAGGCCCAatcactggaagctgaagccagacaacttCCAGATGGAAATAAGGACCAAATCTTTACCTCTGAGggtgattaatcattggaacaaactgcgaagggaagtggtggattctccagctccCCATTTGTGCTGACCCAGACAGGATGtatttctggaagatctgctcgagggcttgtctacactgacaattCTACAGCAGAGCTGccatagtgcttcagtgtagacacgacTTACACCGTCGGCAGGGGTAACCTacctccccgagaggcggtagctaggttgattaaagaattcttccattgacctcatgctgtctacactgggatcaGATtgatatagctacatctctcagggccaGTTTGGGTCACCAGTGTATAGGacggatgtagagaaactggaaaggatacaGAGGCGAGAGACAAAGATGATCCAAGAGCTGGAAAACAAGCcagatgagcaaaggctgaaggaactaggaatgttaatttggaaaagaagagactggaGGGGGGACATTACAGCACTTTTCAAATGTTTGAAagactgccataaaaaagatggagaaaagttattCTCTTTGTcactgagggcaggacaagaggcgaaGCACATTTAgatgaaatctcaggaaaaacttcctaactcagACCAGGAGGACAATGAAACACATGCCCTGGGtggtcatggaagctccttcaataggggttttccaaaggaggctggataaTCATCTACCTTGGATGTTTTACACAGATCAAATCGTGCATCTTGGCAGctgattagactagatgacctttgctgTCCCTTCTCACTCCATTGCTCTAAGATTTCTGTGATGAAAAATCCCAGTGTAGACGGGGTCTTAGTCAAATAGTAGTTATAGAGTCAATACAGAAGTGACTGGATGAAATGTAATTACCTTTGTTTTATAGGAGATCATactggatgatctaatggtctcttgtgACTTTAAACTCTAAGAATCTATCAATAAAGAAAGAAGATCTGGCATTTATATTTACTCTGTCTCATAAACCACAAACAAGATAACATTCAATTACATTGGAAGTCTGAACATACAacattcagaaaagaaaattgtTTACGTAATCTGTACTtggcttgtggaactccttggcaCTGACATTACTGGAGCAAAGAGTTTAGCTGCATGTGATTCACAAATAGATTGGTGGTGATAGTGGCACCAACTTTACTTCAGGCTGTCTGACACCTTCAATTAGGAGAcctcattttcagttgcttataaatttgccaaactttaaccctTTGGACTAAAGTTTCCCACACTAGGTGTCTGCTTccagctgaattgtttttttaaaagtttcaggcATAAAAGTTCAGCTGACTTCTCTAGTGAAGTCAGGAGAGATGATGTCTTGCccatgtttaaaaattctttgaaTTGTTCCAGTGAGGAGCATGCCTTACAGGAGATAAAAGCCAGGTAACGGTCCCTGAAATGCAAGAGCAGGAGATGACAGCTGGCTCCAGAGTTCTTACTCCACGGGCAGTTTTCCCTCACTGAAAAGTACGAGCCACTGAATTGAGCTGTGTATTGTACATCTACTGACACCTTTCATCCTGAGCAATCCGCTgtgtcactgaaatgcagccaccttgggGCTGGAGGGCATCAGCTGGGGTAGCACAGGGAAGAGGGACATTTTGGCCAGTGATACTGGAACAAACCCATCCCCTGTGGCAAGGGGCTTGGGATGTTTAATGGCAGCACAGAGCAGAAAGGACCCCAGACTTACTTTCTATCCCAGCATGCCCACATTGCACTAGGATTGTTGAGCAGAGTTCTTCAGCAAGAGATAGATACCTGTAAATCCTGAGATGGAagtgtcttccctgggaatccccctcaggtagccgTGTCCCACACCACTCTCagcccagcatctgcagcagcatcccacaCGGAGAGCTGATACAGGGGTGTGCACCATCTATAATATAGCTCTGAGCAACCCCAGTGGGGTTTGTTCAGCCTCTAGTGAAGAAGCGGCATCTGGATGTAaacaggctggagacaggagacaAT of the Gopherus flavomarginatus isolate rGopFla2 chromosome 1, rGopFla2.mat.asm, whole genome shotgun sequence genome contains:
- the LOC127052296 gene encoding olfactory receptor 52E2-like, encoding MSESNTTNFTNPSTFILLGIPGLEAAHVWISIPFCTMYIIAILGNFTILFIVKRESSLHVHMYYFLCMLAVTDLGLSTSILPKTLSIFWFNSREINFSACLTQMYFLHCFTVMGSEIFVAMAFDRYVVICHPLRHSTILTNPVVAKMGLAVGLCSGMLVMPHPVLARRWPYCRTNIIPHTHCEHMAVVKLACADISVSSYYGLFMVLCGLSLDGIFITVSYIQILRAIFSLPTKDARLKTFGTCGSHLCAISAFYISALFSSLTYRFGQSVPLYFHVFMANMYRLVPPMLNPIIYGVRTKQIRDRLLWLFIHKGM